A section of the Lampris incognitus isolate fLamInc1 chromosome 8, fLamInc1.hap2, whole genome shotgun sequence genome encodes:
- the nfrkb gene encoding nuclear factor related to kappa-B-binding protein, with protein sequence MDGLTHLLTDPLDPKEGHNGQITEECMLGSCRVSLPEDLLEDPEIFFSVLSESTWTETLSDSQRQHLRQFLPQFTDNNVAEQNATIQDLFNNKSFCFGNPLHLAQKLFRDGYFNPEVVKYRQLCAKSQRKRQLHSLQQYYHKLLKQILVSRKELLELAVHSGLDIPQKRKLSSKTHAEMQEPRIRRRMRRILKEVKAECGDSNPSSDDDDSSSWPPAPQSPSSPTTTVPLRALSSLSTQDMKNTEKIELGEQDLKTMLQNHREKRKRQPDHPDLMTSDIHLGDMISRVNIGRKGSAMSLFDLALPKKKMREERRKKKMRTVKAESEDACETLVPSDTTVPSANLIASQPEAPSTPLANVKEEAVEESQSSPVVVEEIAVSFFNLLENIFRAENYNSTSMVEEKVQMWQSSPASSLNPWFSSVSCWSEQVLPALQFLAGEAKDGMIALPSGFPPYVEFGEQSQQWKWVGPSQDAEKDLNALCQLWLDSKDLVVKMENEELSEITSPTPRVSWTDYVVRPSTGDERHVFQIQEQQRYDQPHKAFTFRMHGFESVVGPVKGVFDKEMSLNKAREHTLLRSDRPAYVTILSLVRDAAARLPNGEGTRAEICELLKDSQFLAPDVTSAQVNTVVSGALDRLHYEKDPCVKYDIGRKLWIYLHRDRSQEEFERIHQAQAAAAKARKALQQKPKPAPKPKSGSKDGGGKTPGSLEAGQDVGANAMSPTPTTPTPSTPGTPRSPLPSAASTPTKTSVPDTIKNSPGVLLVSSPSMPQLGTILPTSQAGPPASQPATSQHTARIVSHLAAGTLPQVRVVSTQPTLSTSSGSQQATLVHQAPHQIRVPVSVATKGISQAVVSLPLRTQAANSPIQVPTTLSVSAVSVAKPPTGSPGSPANNPASPAVLQGVTSQSIKQMSITGQLGMKTAGGAGIPITATNLRIQGKDVLRLPPSSITTDAKGQTVLRITPDMMATLAKSPVTTVKLTPDFLGTATTGGSKSISATLHVTPPHPSPSSSSSNPSSCTGEAQTNKVGAGASSLLKAAGDTAIRLMPTLAVTVADQKTRTLSTVSSQDSKGGATIRIMPGLGVIPQKPGQTITMTAATSSKPPQVSAGVTLSTTGVAAAKGITVGPAASGSSLTLGTGTATVRQVPVSAAVVTTQTGKLPARITVPLSVLNQPLKSKSVVTTPIMKGSINTNISSLGRNIILTTMPAGTKLIAGNKPVSFVTAQQLQQLQQQGQATQVRIQTVQAQQLQQHMATGSPKSVSTVVVTTATSPKCTSDPPPAPQQ encoded by the exons ATGGATGGCCTTACCCACCTGCTTACAGACCCTCTTGATCCAAAGGAAGGACATAACGGACAAATAACAGAGGAATGTATGCTGGGGAGCTGTCGAGTGAGCCTACCAGAGGACCTTCTTGAGGAT CCTGAAATATTCTTCTCTGTGCTGAGTGAAAGCACATGGACTGAAACCCTGTCAGATTCCCAGAGGCAGCATCTTCGTCAGTTTTTACCACAGTTCACAGACAACAATGTTGCTGAGCAGAATGCTACCATACAAGACTTATTCAACAACAAGAGCTTTTGCTTTGGAAATCCCCTTCATCTTGCTCAGAAATTATTTAGAG ATGGCTACTTCAACCCAGAGGTGGTTAAGTACAGACAGTTGTGTGCCAAGTCTCAGAGGAAGCGTCAGTTGCACTCCCTGCAACAGTATTACCACAAGCTATTGAAACAGATACTTGTCTCCAGAAAG GAGCTTCTAGAGTTAGCAGTTCACAGTGGACTAGACATTCCACAGAAACGAAAGCTGTCCAGCAAGACTCATGCTGAGATGCAGGAACCAAGGATCAGACGAAGAATGCGCCGCATATTAAAGGAAGTCAAAGCTGAATGTGGGGACAGTAATCCCTCCTCTGATGATGATG ATTCATCCTCATGGCCACCTGCCCCACAATCACCTTCCTCCCCCACAACCACAGTCCCACTCAGGGCTCTTTCCAGCCTCTCCACCCAAGACATGAAGAATACTG AAAAAATTGAACTAGGAGAGCAAGACTTAAAAACCATGCTGCAAAACCATAGGGAGAAGAGGAAACGGCAGCCT GACCATCCAGACTTGATGACCTCGGATATACATCTTGGCGACATGATTTCAAGAGTGAATATTGGTCGGAAAGGCTCCGCTATGT CGCTCTTTGATCTTGCTCTGCCAAAGAAgaagatgagagaggagagaagaaagaagaaaatgagGACAGTTAAAGCAGAATCTGAGGATGCCTGCGAAACTCTTGTACCTTCAGATACCACAGTTCCATCAGCAAATCTCATCGCATCTCAGCCTGAAGCGCCATCCACCCCACTAGCCAATGTCAAGGAGGA GGCAGTGGAAGAGTCTCAGAGCAGCCCAGTTGTGGTTGAGGAGATAGCTGTCAGTTTCTTCAACTTGTTGGAGAACATTTTTCGGGCAGAAAACTATAACAGCACTTCAATG gTTGAAGAGAAAGTTCAAATGTGGCAATCATCTCCAGCCAGTTCCCTCAACCCATGGTTCTCATCTGTCTCTTGTTGGTCGGAGCAGGTGCTTCCAGCCCTTCAGTTCCTTGCAGGGGAGGCTAAAG ATGGTATGATAGCACTGCCAAGTGGCTTTCCTCCATATGTGGAATTTGGGGAACAGTCTCAGCAGTGGAAGTGGGTTG GTCCCAGTCAGGATGCGGAGAAAGATCTCAATGCACTCTGTCAGCTGTGGCTTGACTCCAAAGATTTGGTTGTTAAG ATGGAGAATGAAGAGTTATCAGAAATTACTTCACCCACCCCTAGAGT CAGCTGGACGGATTACGTAGTGCGACCCAGCACTGGAGACGAGAGACATGTATTTCAGATCCAG GAGCAGCAGCGGTACGACCAGCCGCATAAAGCCTTCACATTTAGGATGCATGGCTTTGAGTCAGTGGTGGGCCCTGTCAAAGGGGTGTTTGACAAGGAGATGTCGCTTAATAAAGCCAGGGAGCACACGCTGCTGCGCTCAGACCGGCCAGCCTACGTCACGATTCTCTCTTTGG TGCGAGATGCAGCAGCCAGGTTACCCAATGGAGAAGGAACCAGGGCAGAGATCTGTGAATTGCTAAAGGATTCCCAGTTTCTTGCCCCAGATGTCACCAGTGCTCAG GTGAACACAGTCGTCAGTGGCGCCCTTGACAGGCTTCATTACGAGAAGGACCCCTGTGTGAAGTATGACATCGGCCGTAAGCTGTGGATTTACCTGCATCGCGATCGCAGTcaggaggagtttg AGCGAATCCACCAGGCCCAAGCTGCAGCCGCAAAAGCAAGGAAAGCTCTACAACAGAAACCAAAACCTGCACCCAAGCCT AAGTCTGGCAGTAAAGATGGAGGAGGTAAAACTCCTGGATCTCTTGAGGCTGGGCAGGATGTGGGCGCTAATGCTATGTCACCGACCCCAACAACCCCCACCCCAAGCACACCTGGAACCCCTAGATCACCATTGCCCTCTGCAGCCAGCACACCAACCAAGACCTCAGTCCCTGATACCATCAAGAACAGCCCTGG TGTTCTCCTCGTCTCTTCCCCTTCCATGCCACAACTGGGTACTATCTTGCCCACTAGCCAAGCTGGTCCACCAGCCTCGCAGCCAGCTACATCCCAGCACACAGCTCGGATAGTTAGCCACCTGGCAGCTGGCACTCTGCCGCAGGTGCGAGTAGTATCCACTCAGCCCACCCTGAGCACCTCCTCAGGAAGTCAGCAGGCCACACTGGTACACCAGGCCCCTCACCAGATCAGAGTACCAGTGTCAGTGGCCACCAAGGGCATTTCACAG GCTGTGGTGTCATTGCCTCTGAGGACTCAGGCTGCTAATAGTCCAATTCAGGTGCCAACTACCTTGTCTGTCTCTGCTGTATCTGTGGCCAAACCTCCGACTGGATCCCCTGGCAGCCCAGCCAACAACCCTGCTTCACCTGCTGTCCTACAAGGCGTTACAAGCCAGAGCATCAAACAG ATGTCCATTACGGGGCAGCTTGGAATGAAGACAGCAGGAGGAGCTGGCATTCCAATAACCGCTACCAACCTGCGTATCCAGGGCAAGGATGTTCTTCGTCTCCCCCCATCCTCCATCACAACAGACGCCAAAGGCCAGACAGTCCTACGGATCACCCCGGACATGATGGCTACCCTTGCTAAGTCCCCAGTTACAACAGTCAAGCTCACTCCTGACTTCCTGGGAACTGCCACCACAGGGGGGAGCAAGAGCATATCAGCCACTCTCCATGTGACCCCTCCCCacccctctccttcctcctcctcctccaacccATCCTCTTGCACAGGAGAAGCCCAGACCAATAAGGTGGGGGCTGGTGCCTCTAGCCTCTTAAAGGCTGCAGGGGACACAGCCATCCGGCTTATGCCCACACTAGCTGTGACTGTTGCCGACCAAAAGACAAGGACCTTATCCACCGTTTCCTCCCAGGATTCCAAGGGTGGTGCCACTATTCGTATCATGCCAGGCCTTGGAGTCATTCCACAGAAACCGGGTCAAACCATCACAATgactgctgccaccagcagtaaaCCACCTCAGGTCTCTGCAGGTGTCACATTAAGCACCACTGGAGTGGCTGCAGCCAAGGGAATTACAGTTGGCCCTGCAGCCTCAGGTTCATCCCTGACACTTGGAACAGGAACAGCAACGGTGCGCCAGGTCCCCGTCAGTGCTGCAGTGGTGACCACACAAACA GGGAAGTTACCTGCCCGGATAACAGTGCCCCTGTCTGTCCTCAACCAACCCCTGAAAAGCAAGAGTGTTGTGACCACACCCATAATGAAGGGTAGCATCAACACCAA TATCAGCAGTCTGGGTAGAAACATTATCCTGACCACCATGCCTGCTGGCACTAAGCTGATTGCTGGAAACAAGCCTGTCAGCTTTGTCACAGCGCAACAGTTACAACAGCTGCAGCAACAAGGACAGGCCACTCAG